In one Nicotiana tomentosiformis chromosome 6, ASM39032v3, whole genome shotgun sequence genomic region, the following are encoded:
- the LOC138893284 gene encoding uncharacterized protein, with translation MSLTTDIRAVTGGQETQGQRVHQESTMVEENRILKQQMTEMCRASANGQGPPLSYSQFATHQEQYHSPEYHSYLFDLPSKIEKPTRKMTQEEMTQRVKSLEQKLKNLQGSTCQKSIAFKDLCMFPGVRLPLGFKTPKFEKYDGHGDPIAHLKRYCNQLRGVEGKEELAMAYFGESLTGVASEWFMDQETSHWHVWDDMAQAFVKQFQYNIDIAPDRNSLSNLKKKPTKSFREYAIKWREQAARVKPPMDDHELITVFLQAQEPDYFQNMMSVVGKSFSEAIKIGKMVENGLKTGKIISQAVLKAATQAVKIESDNFSDTNEKDEETMMTIRSRRGPRRTSRRYEQPYQVSDDSPEHYYPPQNPQYSIAPFQYIVQPPRHPRRRAPAPQNLHQPPQNFQVPYDPQPSQGYRGEQR, from the exons ATGTCATTGACAACTGACATTAGAGCTGTTACGGGTGGTCAAGAGACTCAGGGTCAGAGGGTTCACCAAGAGTCTACTATGGTTGAGGAAAATAGAATACTGAAACAACAAATGACTGAAATGTGTCGAGCATCGGCCAATGGTCAAGGACCACCCCTTTCTTAT TCACAATTTGCTACCCATCAAGAACAATACCATTCTCCTGAgtaccactcgtatctatttgaTCTTCCTTCAAAGATTGAGAAGCCTACCCGAAAGATGACACAAgaagaaatgacccaaagagtgaaaAGCTTAGAACAAAAGTTGAAAAACCTGCAAGGGTCGACGTGTCAGAAGAGTATTGCCTTCAAGGATCTATGTATGTTCCCCGGTGTTcgtttgccacttggtttcaagactcccaaatttgaaaagtatgatggacacggagACCCCATAGCCCATctgaaaaggtattgcaatcaaCTAAGAGGTGTGGAGGGAAAAGAAGAACTAGCAATGGCTTATTTCGGGGAAAGCCTGAcaggggtagcctctgaatggtttatggatcaagaaacctctcactggcatgtctgggatgacatggcccaagcctttgTCAAACAGTTCCAATACAACATCGATATCGCCCCAGATCGCAATTCCCTTTCAAACTTGAAGAAGAAACCAACTAAAAGTTTTAGggaatatgccattaaatggagggagcaagcggctagagttaagccacccatggatgaccacgagctaatcactgtcttccttcaggctcaagagccagattattttcaaaacatgatgtctGTAGTGGGCAAATCCTTCTCGGAAGCAATCAAAATTGGGAaaatggttgagaatggccttaagacaggcaaaattataagtcaagcaGTTCTCAAAGCTGCAACTCAGGCTGTAAAGATTGAATCTGATAATTTTAGTGACACgaatgagaaggatgaagaaaccatGATGACAATAAGGTCGAGAAGAGGTCCTAGGAGAACATCTCGAAGGTATGAGCAGCCTTATCAGGTTTCCGATGATTCCCCTGAGCACTACTATCCACCTCAGAACCCACAATACTCTATTGCTCCATTTCAGTATATTGTCCAGCCACCAAGACACCCCAGAAGGCGAGCACCAGCACCGCAAAATCTCCACCAGCCTccacaaaattttcaagttcccTATGACCCACAACCAAGCCAGGGGTATAGAGGGGAACAAAGGTAG